The Oncorhynchus keta strain PuntledgeMale-10-30-2019 chromosome 17, Oket_V2, whole genome shotgun sequence genome has a window encoding:
- the LOC118396158 gene encoding cadherin-related family member 5-like isoform X2 yields the protein MMQQQRSCLWRWRVLLWSTLLLLIPLSATEDGVSLEDGSGDPGLDQTVRGENWNPCLEGHDVFSKVKENSMIGELIAELNTELTANDVVWSLTGEDADWFFLERRSIRLNAPLDRVLDREVQGPVLMAALTCYEEDTVQSEYRIMVEILNENDNTPEFVESTIQPRSISELAEVKTVVFTVQATDADGDTIMYSIDQTSPDAAYFSVDLPNSGEVILAKPLDYETKTQLKITIYASEMNTVEKFNTSAILTVNILDGDDQYPQFLPCMPPSNDQSNRVCSNPVYTVNITEGEQDVLLDFSPGPINAVDGDRGLSSPLSYSILSGADNGRFVMDEVTGEVRLMKEVENRLLTPTLRLRVMAYQRNDPRKYSVATVVIRVVAVNRFPPQFGRAEYRGFVTEGNSPASLVNTYGNTVLLLQIQDRDFSDGINPKMHYSLRSSSNHTEFYHITQEGLLIARTNQLRPSQKHSLKVVAVDLESGDMATALIKVEVLYEGQIVPQGPLGDGRLHGSCAVGKAMGVVILGLTLLGCALYALQHVLRTYRGLKDPEDRGCIAQGKHPNVRLQWFQLVSHSSPMPVLDEVKFKKEGLSTSTSTSKLLGGQSIYTPADSDPSPFNALPIATPSTTYIQPILANSTHTPATTITAELLKTSTQLLSNSSSSTPLHPSPTSTMDQTDSPLATHPSPVADPIGTHTQVEETPTSPNHQQVHTPLPPPTPINSPPHPTPPPTSPTTPLPFSPTPDPIHNPECTGYNQTRLLTPPCPKQDRVGTPPPKPTPGQTHTPVLTITCPEQVGQPGYLEERRPSTHSPETASIGDDDCFLGDEEATRNSDDDEDEELVRLYSHIQPTFLITDYDNDIMTEIPASGGEEEGTGNSEGVERERDWMEGNKERAGRDRDDMEGKGGKSESEGESLKQGSPSFQPCDTEQEVSVGQSKE from the exons ATGATGCAGCAGCAGAGGTCTtgtctgtggaggtggagggtcctaCTCTGGTCCACACTactcctcctcattcccctcaGTGCCACAG AAGATGGCGTGTCTTTGGAGGATGGGAGTGGTGACCCTGGTTTAGACCAAACTGTGAGAGGAGAAAATT GGAACCCATGTCTGGAGGGCCATGATGTGTTTTCAAAGGTCAAAGAGAACAGCATGATAGGAGAACTCATCGCTGAGCTCAACACTGAGCTGACAGCCAATGATGTTGTCTGGAGCTTAACTGGGGAGGACGCTGATTGGTTCTTCCTAGAAAGGCGGAGCATCAGACTCAATGCCCCATTGGATAGAGTCCTGGACCGGGAG gtgcAGGGCCCAGTCCTGATGGCAGCGTTGACCTGCTATGAGGAGGACACTGTGCAG agtgaGTACAGGATCATGGTGGAGATTCTGAATGAGAATGATAACACTCCTGAGTTTGTGGAGAGCACCATACAGCCTCGAAGCATCAGTGAG CTGGCTGAGGTGAAGACAGTGGTGTTCACAGTCCAGGCCACAGATGCAGATGGCGACACCATAATGTACTCCATCGACCAGACCTCG CCTGATGCTGCCTACTTCAGTGTGGATCTCCCTAACAGTGGAGAGGTGATACTGGCCAAGCCTCTGGACTATGAGACTAAAACACAACTGAAGATCACCATATATGCTTCG gagatgAACACTGTGGAGAAGTTCAACACTAGTGCCATCCTGACCGTGAATATCTTGGACGGAGATGACCAGTACCCACAATTCCTGCCGTGCATGCCCCCCTCTAATGACCAATCGAATCGTGTCTGCAGCAACCCCGTCTACACGGTTAACATCACAGAAGGCGAACAG GACGTTCTTCTGGACTTCTCTCCTGGGCCGATCAATGCTGTGGATGGAGACAGAGGCCTCAGCTCACCTCTCAGCTATAGCATTCTgtcag GGGCTGATAATGGGCGTTTTGTGATGGATGAGGTGACAGGGGAGGTGCGTCTGATGAAAGAAGTAGAGAACAGATTACTGACACCCACACTACGCCTACGGGTCATG gcGTACCAGAGGAATGACCCTAGGAAGTACTCAGTTGCCACAGTGGTGATCCGTGTTGTGGCTGTCAACCGCTTTCCTCCCCAGTTTGGTCGGGCCGAATACCGTGGTTTTGTCACTGAAGGCAACAGCCCTGCCTCACTGGTCAACACTTACGGAAACACCgtgctgctgctacagatacAGGACAGGGACTTCTCTGAT GGGATTAATCCCAAGATGCACTACTCCCTGAGGTCCTCGTCCAATCACACAGAGTTTTACCACATCACACAGGAGGGGCTTCTGATCGCCAGGACCAATCAGTTACGGCCATCACAGAAACACAGTCTGAAG GTAGTGGCTGTGGATCTGGAGTCAGGTGACATGGCCACGGCTCTCATAAAGGTGGAGGTGCTGTATGAAGGACAAATAG TCCCTCAGGGCCCATTGGGGGACGGGCGTCTCCATGGTAGCTGTGCAGTAGGCAAGGCTATGGGTGTGGTCATCCTGGGACTGACTCTGTTAGGCTGCGCTCTGTATGCACTGCAGCATGTCCTCCGGACATACAGAGGACTGAAGGACCCAGAGGACAGGGGCTGTATAGCACAGGGAAAACACCCCAATGTG AGATTACAATGGTTCCAACtg GTGAGTCACAGTAGCCCCATGCCAGTCCTTGATGAGGTGAAGTTCAAAAAGGAGGGTCTAagcacctccacctccacctccaagCTACTGGGCGGTCAGAGCATTTACACACCTGCAGACTCGGACCCTTCTCCATTCAATGCTTTACCCATAGCTACACCCTCAACAACCTACATCCAGCCTATACTAGCCAACTCCACCCATACACCTGCTACAACCATCACAGCTGAACTACTCAAGACATCCACTCAACTCCTGAGTAACTCCAGCTCTAGTACACCCCTACACCCATCACCTACATCTACCATGGATCAGACAGACTCGCCTTTAGctacacacccctcccctgttGCAGATCCAATAGGTACACACACTCAGGTAGAAGAGACACCTACCTCACCTAACCATCAGCAGGTACACACACCTTTACCTCCTCCCACTCCGATCAACTCACCCCCTCACCCCACACCCCCTCCTACCTCACCTACCACACCTCTCCCTTTCTCACCTACTCCAGACCCGATACACAATCCTGAATGTACAGGATATAATCAGACACGTTTACTTACTCCACCCTGTCCAAAGCAGGACAGGGTAGGGACACCCCCACCTAAACCCACCCCAGGGCAAACACATACCCCTGTACTGACCATCACCTGCCCAGAGCAGGTAGGACAACCAGGGTACCTTGAGGAGCGCAGACCCTCCACCCACAGCCCTGAGACAGCCTCCATCGGTGATGATGACTGCTTCCTGGGGGATGAAGAGGCCACcaggaacagtgatgatgatgaggatgaagagcTGGTGAGACTCTATTCTCACATACAGCCCACATTCCTGATAACAGACTACGACAATGACATCATGACTGAGATCCCTGccagtggtggagaggaggaggggactggGAACAGcgaaggagtggagagagagagggattggatGGAGGGAAACAAGGAAAGGGCCGGGAGAGACAGGGATGATATGGAAGGAAAGGGGGGTAAATCAGAGAGCGAAGGGGAGAGTTTGAAACAGGGGAGTCCATCATTTCAACCCTGTGATACAGAGCAGGAAGTATCAGTGGGCCAATCAAAGGAGTGA
- the LOC118396158 gene encoding cadherin-related family member 5-like isoform X1: MMQQQRSCLWRWRVLLWSTLLLLIPLSATGHLFTIVEDGVSLEDGSGDPGLDQTVRGENWNPCLEGHDVFSKVKENSMIGELIAELNTELTANDVVWSLTGEDADWFFLERRSIRLNAPLDRVLDREVQGPVLMAALTCYEEDTVQSEYRIMVEILNENDNTPEFVESTIQPRSISELAEVKTVVFTVQATDADGDTIMYSIDQTSPDAAYFSVDLPNSGEVILAKPLDYETKTQLKITIYASEMNTVEKFNTSAILTVNILDGDDQYPQFLPCMPPSNDQSNRVCSNPVYTVNITEGEQDVLLDFSPGPINAVDGDRGLSSPLSYSILSGADNGRFVMDEVTGEVRLMKEVENRLLTPTLRLRVMAYQRNDPRKYSVATVVIRVVAVNRFPPQFGRAEYRGFVTEGNSPASLVNTYGNTVLLLQIQDRDFSDGINPKMHYSLRSSSNHTEFYHITQEGLLIARTNQLRPSQKHSLKVVAVDLESGDMATALIKVEVLYEGQIVPQGPLGDGRLHGSCAVGKAMGVVILGLTLLGCALYALQHVLRTYRGLKDPEDRGCIAQGKHPNVRLQWFQLVSHSSPMPVLDEVKFKKEGLSTSTSTSKLLGGQSIYTPADSDPSPFNALPIATPSTTYIQPILANSTHTPATTITAELLKTSTQLLSNSSSSTPLHPSPTSTMDQTDSPLATHPSPVADPIGTHTQVEETPTSPNHQQVHTPLPPPTPINSPPHPTPPPTSPTTPLPFSPTPDPIHNPECTGYNQTRLLTPPCPKQDRVGTPPPKPTPGQTHTPVLTITCPEQVGQPGYLEERRPSTHSPETASIGDDDCFLGDEEATRNSDDDEDEELVRLYSHIQPTFLITDYDNDIMTEIPASGGEEEGTGNSEGVERERDWMEGNKERAGRDRDDMEGKGGKSESEGESLKQGSPSFQPCDTEQEVSVGQSKE, encoded by the exons ATGATGCAGCAGCAGAGGTCTtgtctgtggaggtggagggtcctaCTCTGGTCCACACTactcctcctcattcccctcaGTGCCACAG GGCATCTCTTTACCATTGTAGAAGATGGCGTGTCTTTGGAGGATGGGAGTGGTGACCCTGGTTTAGACCAAACTGTGAGAGGAGAAAATT GGAACCCATGTCTGGAGGGCCATGATGTGTTTTCAAAGGTCAAAGAGAACAGCATGATAGGAGAACTCATCGCTGAGCTCAACACTGAGCTGACAGCCAATGATGTTGTCTGGAGCTTAACTGGGGAGGACGCTGATTGGTTCTTCCTAGAAAGGCGGAGCATCAGACTCAATGCCCCATTGGATAGAGTCCTGGACCGGGAG gtgcAGGGCCCAGTCCTGATGGCAGCGTTGACCTGCTATGAGGAGGACACTGTGCAG agtgaGTACAGGATCATGGTGGAGATTCTGAATGAGAATGATAACACTCCTGAGTTTGTGGAGAGCACCATACAGCCTCGAAGCATCAGTGAG CTGGCTGAGGTGAAGACAGTGGTGTTCACAGTCCAGGCCACAGATGCAGATGGCGACACCATAATGTACTCCATCGACCAGACCTCG CCTGATGCTGCCTACTTCAGTGTGGATCTCCCTAACAGTGGAGAGGTGATACTGGCCAAGCCTCTGGACTATGAGACTAAAACACAACTGAAGATCACCATATATGCTTCG gagatgAACACTGTGGAGAAGTTCAACACTAGTGCCATCCTGACCGTGAATATCTTGGACGGAGATGACCAGTACCCACAATTCCTGCCGTGCATGCCCCCCTCTAATGACCAATCGAATCGTGTCTGCAGCAACCCCGTCTACACGGTTAACATCACAGAAGGCGAACAG GACGTTCTTCTGGACTTCTCTCCTGGGCCGATCAATGCTGTGGATGGAGACAGAGGCCTCAGCTCACCTCTCAGCTATAGCATTCTgtcag GGGCTGATAATGGGCGTTTTGTGATGGATGAGGTGACAGGGGAGGTGCGTCTGATGAAAGAAGTAGAGAACAGATTACTGACACCCACACTACGCCTACGGGTCATG gcGTACCAGAGGAATGACCCTAGGAAGTACTCAGTTGCCACAGTGGTGATCCGTGTTGTGGCTGTCAACCGCTTTCCTCCCCAGTTTGGTCGGGCCGAATACCGTGGTTTTGTCACTGAAGGCAACAGCCCTGCCTCACTGGTCAACACTTACGGAAACACCgtgctgctgctacagatacAGGACAGGGACTTCTCTGAT GGGATTAATCCCAAGATGCACTACTCCCTGAGGTCCTCGTCCAATCACACAGAGTTTTACCACATCACACAGGAGGGGCTTCTGATCGCCAGGACCAATCAGTTACGGCCATCACAGAAACACAGTCTGAAG GTAGTGGCTGTGGATCTGGAGTCAGGTGACATGGCCACGGCTCTCATAAAGGTGGAGGTGCTGTATGAAGGACAAATAG TCCCTCAGGGCCCATTGGGGGACGGGCGTCTCCATGGTAGCTGTGCAGTAGGCAAGGCTATGGGTGTGGTCATCCTGGGACTGACTCTGTTAGGCTGCGCTCTGTATGCACTGCAGCATGTCCTCCGGACATACAGAGGACTGAAGGACCCAGAGGACAGGGGCTGTATAGCACAGGGAAAACACCCCAATGTG AGATTACAATGGTTCCAACtg GTGAGTCACAGTAGCCCCATGCCAGTCCTTGATGAGGTGAAGTTCAAAAAGGAGGGTCTAagcacctccacctccacctccaagCTACTGGGCGGTCAGAGCATTTACACACCTGCAGACTCGGACCCTTCTCCATTCAATGCTTTACCCATAGCTACACCCTCAACAACCTACATCCAGCCTATACTAGCCAACTCCACCCATACACCTGCTACAACCATCACAGCTGAACTACTCAAGACATCCACTCAACTCCTGAGTAACTCCAGCTCTAGTACACCCCTACACCCATCACCTACATCTACCATGGATCAGACAGACTCGCCTTTAGctacacacccctcccctgttGCAGATCCAATAGGTACACACACTCAGGTAGAAGAGACACCTACCTCACCTAACCATCAGCAGGTACACACACCTTTACCTCCTCCCACTCCGATCAACTCACCCCCTCACCCCACACCCCCTCCTACCTCACCTACCACACCTCTCCCTTTCTCACCTACTCCAGACCCGATACACAATCCTGAATGTACAGGATATAATCAGACACGTTTACTTACTCCACCCTGTCCAAAGCAGGACAGGGTAGGGACACCCCCACCTAAACCCACCCCAGGGCAAACACATACCCCTGTACTGACCATCACCTGCCCAGAGCAGGTAGGACAACCAGGGTACCTTGAGGAGCGCAGACCCTCCACCCACAGCCCTGAGACAGCCTCCATCGGTGATGATGACTGCTTCCTGGGGGATGAAGAGGCCACcaggaacagtgatgatgatgaggatgaagagcTGGTGAGACTCTATTCTCACATACAGCCCACATTCCTGATAACAGACTACGACAATGACATCATGACTGAGATCCCTGccagtggtggagaggaggaggggactggGAACAGcgaaggagtggagagagagagggattggatGGAGGGAAACAAGGAAAGGGCCGGGAGAGACAGGGATGATATGGAAGGAAAGGGGGGTAAATCAGAGAGCGAAGGGGAGAGTTTGAAACAGGGGAGTCCATCATTTCAACCCTGTGATACAGAGCAGGAAGTATCAGTGGGCCAATCAAAGGAGTGA
- the LOC118396265 gene encoding CD9 antigen-like isoform X1 has translation MAALSGSEMCVKYLMFAFNLIFWLAGTGVLAIGLWLRFDPKTRGLFEGAESPHIFFTGVYILIIAGSLMMVVGFLGCCGAIQESPFMLGLFFFFLLIIFAIEVAAGIWGFSNQSKVVDDITQFYLETYQNYQNTSQDTLRETLRLIQTGLDCCGPTGSFGDFAKDTCPPRDGLDSLITKSCPDAIDEVFDSKLHIIGGVGIAIGVIMVFGMIFSMLLCCAIRKSREIV, from the exons ATGGCCGCTCTATCAGGAAGTGAGATGTGCGTCAAATACCTGATGTTCGCTTTTAACCTGATTTTCTGG CTTGCAGGTACAGGAGTGCTGGCtatagggttgtggttgaggtttGACCCAAAGACCAGAGGGCTGTTTGAAGGAGCAGAATCTCCCCATATCTTCTTCACAG gtgtatatATCCTCATAATTGCAGGGTCATTAATGATGGTTGTTGGGTTCCTGGGATGCTGTGGAGCGATTCAGGAGTCACCGTTTATGCTGGGGCTG ttcttcttcttcctcctcatcaTATTCGCCATCGAGGTCGCTGCTGGAATCTGGGGGTTCTCCAACCAAAGCAAG GTGGTTGATGACATCACTCAGTTCTACTTGGAGACATATCAGAACTACCAGAACACTTCACAGgacacactgagagagacacTCCGTCTCATACAGACTGGG ttggACTGCTGCGGACCAACAGGTTCCTTTGGGGACTTTGCCAAAGACACCTGTCCCCCAAGAGATGGGCTGGACAGCCTCATCACCAag AGCTGTCCTGATGCTATAGATGAAGTGTTTGACTCCAAGCTGCACATCATAGGAGGAGTGGGCATCGCTATTGGAGTCAtcatg GTGTTTGGGATGAT
- the LOC118396265 gene encoding CD9 antigen-like isoform X2, producing MAVFGGIRCVKYVMFIFNVFFWLAGTGVLAIGLWLRFDPKTRGLFEGAESPHIFFTGVYILIIAGSLMMVVGFLGCCGAIQESPFMLGLFFFFLLIIFAIEVAAGIWGFSNQSKVVDDITQFYLETYQNYQNTSQDTLRETLRLIQTGLDCCGPTGSFGDFAKDTCPPRDGLDSLITKSCPDAIDEVFDSKLHIIGGVGIAIGVIMVFGMIFSMLLCCAIRKSREIV from the exons ATGGCAGTGTTCGGAGGGATCAGGTGTGTGAAGTACGTCATGTTTATCTTCAACGTCTTCTTCTGG CTTGCAGGTACAGGAGTGCTGGCtatagggttgtggttgaggtttGACCCAAAGACCAGAGGGCTGTTTGAAGGAGCAGAATCTCCCCATATCTTCTTCACAG gtgtatatATCCTCATAATTGCAGGGTCATTAATGATGGTTGTTGGGTTCCTGGGATGCTGTGGAGCGATTCAGGAGTCACCGTTTATGCTGGGGCTG ttcttcttcttcctcctcatcaTATTCGCCATCGAGGTCGCTGCTGGAATCTGGGGGTTCTCCAACCAAAGCAAG GTGGTTGATGACATCACTCAGTTCTACTTGGAGACATATCAGAACTACCAGAACACTTCACAGgacacactgagagagacacTCCGTCTCATACAGACTGGG ttggACTGCTGCGGACCAACAGGTTCCTTTGGGGACTTTGCCAAAGACACCTGTCCCCCAAGAGATGGGCTGGACAGCCTCATCACCAag AGCTGTCCTGATGCTATAGATGAAGTGTTTGACTCCAAGCTGCACATCATAGGAGGAGTGGGCATCGCTATTGGAGTCAtcatg GTGTTTGGGATGAT